TGATGGTATCTTTCTGGACGTTGATAATCCCGATTTCGCGCAATGCATTTTCGGGGGAATCGGATGCATGAGCCGCATTGACCATAATACTGGTTCCGAATTCCTTGCGCACGGATCCGGGAGCCGCTTTGCTTGGGTCGGTCGGGCCGAGAATGGAGCGTATTTTTTCTACGGCATTTTCGCCTGCGTAAACCAGTGCCAGGCAACGGACTTTTCCCTCTTCACCTGCTTCTTTTTCGGATGTATCGGGGGCCCAGTGACCAGTCATGAACTGCATGATGCTGTAAAACTGGTTGTCGCCGAATACGGGGCCCAGACTGTTCCGGATGGCATCGCGAACTTCATCGGGCATGTTGAATTCGAACTCTTCTTCCAACACTTTGCAGGCACGGTTTTCGACCATATCGCATAATTTTTCACGTAAAATGGGGCGTACCGGTCCATAGAATTCCAGTGCTTCTTTGAGGCTCATCCGATGCAGTCGGGCACCAATAAGCCGAAGACCGGATCGGGAAAATATATCCATGATGTTGCCGGGACGTGCACTGGGGAATGTGAAGTTGTCCGGTTTGATGATGACAAGGGTTTTTTGCACATCTTCTTTGTCGGCGAGTCGTAGCGCGTGGTCAAGGATTCCGCCATCTTTTTCTGAATAATCAGACCAGAGACCGAGTGTTTTCCGGATAGATTCTTTGGCTGGACCGACTAGTACGGCAGGTTCGAAGTAGGTTATACTACCATCCAGTGCACGGATATAATCGCCGTATGTCCCGCGGATGGTGTCGGCGGATTCGATACTGTCTTCAAAACCGCCAACGGCGTCACGCAGTTTTGAAATAGCGTTTTCGCCCTCGAACAGCAGCATCATGACGCGATGGCATTGACCGTCAGCTGTAGGAGATAGTTCGCGCAATACGTATTCTGCGAGTATGTCACGTACTTCCGGCCATATCGCGTCGCTTGTTTTAAGCAGTTCCGCATAGCGTTCGACCAGTTCACGGCTTGGACCAAACATGCGGGCACCCACCAAATCAAGTCCGGTCAGTCGCAATAAACGTCCCAGTACACCGCCTGTACGCGATTTACGCAGTGTATACGGTGTAATTAAAACATAGCCCAGTTCTTTAGCCATTGATAACTCTCCTCTATTCTATAAATTTATACCGTGGTAACGACAAGTGGTTCTTCATACATTTGCGCTTGCATGCGCACAACTCAGAAATGATAAATATAAAGTTCCAATGATTGGAACTTTCTGTTGTAAAAAGTTCCAATGGTTGGAAATACACACAAAAAAAGTTCCAATGATTGGAACTTTTTTATTTCCATGAAATGCGGGCGGTTGAGCCGTTTTCGGTGCATCGATGCGGATCGAATCAGAGGATCAGTGCCAGAAATGAGCCGTATTCTGGACTGCTTTGCATTTCTTCCTCTGTGAGCAGTCCCTGTTCCATGGCGTTTTTGGCGGCAGTACACATCCGTTCGGTTGGTTCTGCGTTGAAGCGAAGGGCGTCTTCAAAGGAGCGCAGCACGGTGGTCAGGCGGTAGCCTCTCCCATGAAGAATGACTTCGGGCGGAAGGTCGACTTTGTGGATAATAAGCCGGTCGGGCGTGGGTTTGCTTCTGAAGAAGTCGGCCGGGACGGTCATGTGGATTTTTGTGTTTTTTTCTTCGGGGATCAATTTATGCAGCACCAGTGCGGATTCATGCGATATGACGCCTTGAGGTACTTCGTCACGTTTGCGTGACCATAATGTCCACACCACGTATTTACTTTCATGTGACTTTGGGAATTCTGTCAAACGGTAAATACCGTGTTTGATACGTGTCCACTTTCCTTCTTCAACATAGTTGCGATGCCGGGTACGGATAATGCCCGAATAATAAGCCTGTTTCGTTGTGAAATATCCCTGCTGCCGTTCGGCGACGGTGTATAATCTCTCTTCGCTCGTTCTACTCATATTTTTGGCCTCTACTCGTTTATTTCAAACCTCTTTAACAGGCGTATCAATGTAGTCAGCCCTTTTTTTCAAGACAACTTTTTTCACCGTTCGAAATGTTTTTTAGGTATTCGCTGATATTTAGTACAGAAGTCAGGTTTGCATCTATAAAATTGGATGCCCATGCGATGGGGCGATCTGTCCGGCCGTGCGATCCTCGTATGCGTTCGGTGTTTTTGCTGACGCTTCCGGGCGGCCAGCCGAGAAACAGCTCGCAGGGGTCGTAGCCGGGTTTGTTGTGGATATCAATATGATGGGCGTATTCAGGGGCGTGCGACGAAGATCTCCACCAAGGGTAGGCAAACCAGCTCCCTGGAGAGGCGGTGAGTATCAGTTCCCCGCTATTGACGTGAGCGATGTGTTTTGCTTTCTGGTCGTCGTGATCCAGGACGGAATCAATTTGTGGATGCGAGGCAAGTAATGACTGAACGTCTGCGATGGCTTCGGGTTTGACGTACACGTGGGCTATTTCGTGATCCACCATGGCAAAAGCGCTGGACGCATAGAAATCAGGGTAGTGCATGCCCCGAATGTGTCGTATGCGGAAGAAGCCGGCATCAGCCAGCAGTTGGTTTGGATATACAACCTGCGATGTTTCGCCGATGTTGTAATCTCCGATAAACAATATTTTGTATCCGTTTTTGTCTGCCGCATCTGCCAGTTGGCGGCACTGACGAATAACCGCGCGGAGAGCCATCCCGGCCTGGCGGCTGTTTGGTCCATAGCGTTGCAGGTCATAGTCCATTGTCGGGAGGTACGTCATGCATAAATCTGGACACATATCCGCCATGTTTAATAACGCTGCCGTTGCTTCTGCAATCCAGTCTCCTGCTTTATAGGACGCCATAGGCCCCCAGTAATGACGCAGAGCGAACGGTCGCCCAACGCGGTCGCATACTGTTTGATACAGAGCCGCTGGCTGGCTGTAACAATCCATAATCATGCCGCCATGATGCTTATGAATGGGCGCGGGTGAGATCATCTGATCGACGGATTCACCTAGGCTTTGCTGCCAAAACAGCATCGCCACGCGCCCGCCGCGCTTTCGATACGTTTCCCAGATGCGTGCTCCCTTTACGAGTCTGGCACTTTGTTCCCAGAACATGGGCTTGGAAAGTGATCGAAGAAAAATCCCGTTAGAGGTCATGCCGTGTTCCGACGGGAATGCGGCTGTGCGAAATGAAGCTTGAAACGAGCAGGTAACTGCGGGGAATATCGGTGTAGCCTGATGGCATGGCAGTCCGCACAGCGTATCAATGGAATGATTTTTCAACAGGTCATAGCCCATGGCGGCTACCTGAACAATCAATATTTTATTCATATCACCCTTGCAACCAAGTGTCGGTCATTTCTCAATGAATGAATAACTGGCTCAGCGCGACGACTGAGCCGACAGTTAATAAATAATAACCGAAGGGGCGCAAAGTATAGGTGCGAAATAGACGCATACAAAAATGAATG
This genomic window from Spartobacteria bacterium contains:
- a CDS encoding nucleoside-diphosphate kinase, with amino-acid sequence MAKELGYVLITPYTLRKSRTGGVLGRLLRLTGLDLVGARMFGPSRELVERYAELLKTSDAIWPEVRDILAEYVLRELSPTADGQCHRVMMLLFEGENAISKLRDAVGGFEDSIESADTIRGTYGDYIRALDGSITYFEPAVLVGPAKESIRKTLGLWSDYSEKDGGILDHALRLADKEDVQKTLVIIKPDNFTFPSARPGNIMDIFSRSGLRLIGARLHRMSLKEALEFYGPVRPILREKLCDMVENRACKVLEEEFEFNMPDEVRDAIRNSLGPVFGDNQFYSIMQFMTGHWAPDTSEKEAGEEGKVRCLALVYAGENAVEKIRSILGPTDPSKAAPGSVRKEFGTSIMVNAAHASDSPENALREIGIINVQKDTIKRWYNTYYSS
- a CDS encoding alkaline phosphatase family protein, translating into MNKILIVQVAAMGYDLLKNHSIDTLCGLPCHQATPIFPAVTCSFQASFRTAAFPSEHGMTSNGIFLRSLSKPMFWEQSARLVKGARIWETYRKRGGRVAMLFWQQSLGESVDQMISPAPIHKHHGGMIMDCYSQPAALYQTVCDRVGRPFALRHYWGPMASYKAGDWIAEATAALLNMADMCPDLCMTYLPTMDYDLQRYGPNSRQAGMALRAVIRQCRQLADAADKNGYKILFIGDYNIGETSQVVYPNQLLADAGFFRIRHIRGMHYPDFYASSAFAMVDHEIAHVYVKPEAIADVQSLLASHPQIDSVLDHDDQKAKHIAHVNSGELILTASPGSWFAYPWWRSSSHAPEYAHHIDIHNKPGYDPCELFLGWPPGSVSKNTERIRGSHGRTDRPIAWASNFIDANLTSVLNISEYLKNISNGEKSCLEKKG